The following proteins are encoded in a genomic region of Flammeovirga pectinis:
- a CDS encoding DNA repair ATPase, producing the protein MLENGTYELLQKRLQESSSELQNSLDNLNTLRKDLFGSIEIGLIASDRLMTENNCTARDMIPIGNTFIFGYNVQLGLRTEMTLTDVFSIYSYKDESHSFHAEPLILINDKQFIKDFRELYQYNKGTKFTQFFKIGNSLFMLFQISDRVGDIKAFKWSVENETLKYVDARSEHEIKFPSQHEFEWVKTKREDFREGLHPHVSINDKVFVETVGGDLTIKIEDNTSEGEGILAEEVEEKDQRLEDGDIHFADLGNLILLKVLPYREKVWRYFIYNDKLKTAIRVNALSNACILLPEEQGVIFSNGYYLQNGEYKIFEKIEHDWIFKKKIVAPNGEDYLFIFYQRDTGEYILLSYNVIEQTVQPPLKCNGYSLFKNGELVYFKSDNEPRKTHTLQILQSPFVDPDAVQIQSNKEHFLINVGNKEVVKAMAQMKSIHVLCNKPDSYLGLYSDILQETTSTLDIYTWLEREDVGKLSTSLLAIQNTAGAAIEEYEKVNRQRKNADEEETAFNTECVKITRETDRETYKDITGFVKALATLRALRGKAVSLKEVRYISIEPLEEWEVKLKEQTQKIGERCTRFLLGEDALNAFISKIDEIRKALETIEKTVDIDEAIEELATIGKELELLIETVSNLNIKDPTQTAEIINRISNLFSSLNSVKAQSKEKKTQLSKAEASAEFTAQFRLLEQSVSSFLDIANSPEECEEYLSKLSAQIEELEGKFSEHDTFSEQLEIKREEVASAFENKKIQLEEIRNRKSMRLRNSADRMIQSILSKAKKIEKEDQLTAYFSTDLLIEKLRDTSTKLSEIGDTSKAEEVLGALKNAQKEAIRQLRDRSELNVDGPGFIRFGKHSFAVSQQELNATIVERKGNLFYHLTGTDFFTEVQNKALENTQDVWTMSIPSESSSIYRSEYLAYVFINQKYGGNTSVIQSLSKEQLDKEVLEYMSKALNEGYLKGVHNVDAVKIIQTYSALNLSLKTLCYDTKTRALAQLVWLKELPKEEKERINQWSTGFSLFKQAFLEKVDPSSILKYIIPYSDIVLEKLNIQDDINATDIALCLIDLLSESNFIVSAEADYLKEEFNRLLISKNLVEPFKDNMQRLSKDWDQLITFLDIGWDTLFKSTAFKGEASDYTQYTLEASLLLADAFNAERQVVKIEHKQVIKGLLGDHKLIDKGEYVLNYHDFSNRIKKHLRKDLPMFNTYIEQRGKVLTQFKKEIKLSSFEPKVLSSFVRNRLINDVYLPLIGENLSKQIGASGKKKRTDLMGLLLLISPPGYGKTTLMEYVANRLGLIFMKINGPSIGHQVLSLDPEEAPNATAREELEKLGLALEMGNNVMLYLDDIQHCNPEFLQKFISLCDGQRKIEGVYNGNTKTYDLRGKRFCVIMAGNPYTESGDKFQIPDMLANRADTYNLGEVIGSTQTAFELSYIENCLTSNQFISQWTNYPKKDLYQLISSIKNDSLSTLELEVNLSTDEKEESIKVFKQLLYVQDVILKVNQNYVSSAAQDDDYRIEPPFKLQGSYRNMNKLAEKVSPIMNDTELKDLVISHYENESQTLTSAAEENLLKFKESLEILTEDEFNRWEEIKQTFRKKNNLKVLGDQKGEKMLTHLSDISGAIKSLKKEMIYVVK; encoded by the coding sequence ATGCTTGAAAACGGAACATACGAACTTCTCCAAAAAAGACTACAAGAAAGCAGCAGTGAACTTCAAAACTCTTTAGATAATTTAAATACGCTAAGGAAAGATTTATTTGGTTCAATTGAGATTGGGTTAATAGCATCAGATAGATTGATGACTGAAAATAACTGTACAGCAAGGGATATGATTCCTATTGGTAATACATTTATTTTTGGTTACAACGTTCAACTTGGTTTAAGAACTGAGATGACTTTAACGGATGTTTTTAGTATTTATTCTTATAAAGATGAATCTCATTCTTTCCATGCAGAACCATTAATCCTTATAAATGATAAACAATTTATAAAGGATTTTAGAGAGCTATACCAATATAATAAAGGCACTAAGTTTACTCAATTTTTTAAAATTGGGAATAGCCTGTTTATGCTTTTTCAAATTAGTGATCGTGTTGGAGATATCAAGGCGTTTAAATGGAGCGTAGAGAATGAAACTCTTAAATATGTAGATGCTAGAAGTGAACATGAAATTAAGTTTCCTTCTCAACATGAATTTGAATGGGTTAAAACAAAAAGAGAAGATTTTAGAGAAGGGTTACACCCTCATGTTTCTATAAATGATAAGGTATTTGTAGAAACTGTTGGAGGAGACCTAACCATAAAAATTGAGGATAATACTTCTGAAGGTGAAGGGATTTTAGCAGAAGAGGTAGAAGAGAAAGATCAAAGATTAGAAGATGGAGATATTCATTTTGCTGATTTAGGAAATTTAATTTTACTGAAAGTACTTCCATATAGAGAAAAAGTATGGCGTTACTTTATTTACAATGATAAACTTAAAACGGCAATACGAGTTAATGCTCTTTCAAATGCTTGTATTCTTTTACCAGAAGAGCAAGGAGTAATTTTCTCAAATGGCTATTACTTGCAAAATGGTGAGTATAAGATTTTTGAAAAAATTGAACATGATTGGATATTTAAGAAAAAGATAGTAGCTCCAAACGGAGAAGATTACCTTTTTATTTTTTATCAAAGAGATACCGGAGAATATATATTATTATCATATAACGTAATTGAACAAACAGTTCAGCCTCCTCTAAAATGTAATGGGTATTCATTATTTAAGAATGGAGAATTGGTTTATTTTAAATCTGATAATGAACCAAGAAAAACACATACATTACAAATTCTTCAATCTCCATTTGTAGATCCAGATGCTGTTCAAATACAAAGTAATAAAGAACATTTTTTGATAAATGTTGGGAATAAAGAAGTTGTAAAGGCAATGGCTCAGATGAAGAGCATACATGTTCTTTGTAATAAGCCGGATAGCTATTTAGGTTTATATTCCGATATTCTTCAAGAGACGACAAGTACTTTAGATATCTATACGTGGCTAGAGCGAGAAGATGTAGGTAAATTGTCTACATCATTATTAGCAATTCAGAATACTGCTGGAGCTGCAATAGAAGAGTATGAAAAAGTAAACAGGCAACGTAAAAACGCAGACGAAGAAGAAACTGCATTTAATACAGAGTGTGTAAAGATAACTAGAGAAACAGATAGAGAGACATATAAGGATATAACAGGCTTTGTGAAAGCGCTTGCAACTTTAAGAGCTTTAAGAGGGAAAGCTGTAAGCTTAAAAGAAGTAAGGTATATCTCTATTGAGCCACTAGAAGAGTGGGAAGTTAAATTAAAAGAGCAGACACAAAAAATAGGAGAACGTTGTACACGCTTTCTTTTAGGAGAAGATGCTTTAAATGCATTTATTTCTAAAATTGATGAAATAAGAAAAGCTTTAGAAACTATAGAAAAAACTGTAGATATTGATGAAGCAATAGAAGAATTAGCTACAATAGGTAAGGAGTTAGAATTACTTATTGAAACAGTATCTAATTTAAATATAAAGGATCCGACACAAACTGCAGAAATAATAAACCGTATTTCTAATCTATTTTCATCATTAAATAGTGTAAAAGCACAATCAAAAGAAAAAAAGACACAATTATCTAAAGCTGAAGCAAGTGCAGAATTTACAGCTCAATTTAGGTTATTGGAGCAATCAGTATCTAGTTTTTTAGATATAGCAAATAGCCCAGAGGAATGTGAAGAATACTTGAGTAAACTTTCTGCTCAAATAGAAGAGTTAGAAGGAAAGTTTTCTGAGCATGATACATTTTCTGAGCAATTAGAAATAAAAAGAGAAGAAGTAGCAAGTGCTTTTGAAAATAAGAAGATTCAATTAGAGGAAATTCGTAACCGTAAATCTATGCGTTTACGAAATTCTGCTGATAGAATGATTCAATCAATCTTATCAAAGGCAAAAAAGATAGAAAAAGAAGATCAATTGACAGCTTATTTCTCAACAGATTTATTAATTGAGAAATTAAGAGATACGTCAACTAAACTTTCAGAAATAGGAGATACTTCTAAAGCAGAAGAGGTTTTAGGAGCATTAAAAAATGCTCAAAAAGAAGCTATAAGACAACTTCGAGATAGATCGGAGTTAAATGTTGATGGTCCTGGATTTATAAGGTTTGGTAAACACTCTTTTGCTGTAAGTCAGCAAGAATTAAATGCAACAATTGTAGAAAGGAAAGGTAATTTGTTTTACCATTTAACAGGAACAGACTTTTTTACAGAGGTTCAAAACAAAGCTTTAGAAAATACACAAGATGTTTGGACAATGTCTATTCCTTCAGAATCTTCTTCAATTTATAGATCAGAGTATTTGGCTTACGTATTTATAAATCAAAAATATGGAGGTAATACATCCGTTATTCAATCTTTATCAAAAGAGCAGTTAGATAAAGAGGTATTAGAATATATGAGTAAAGCATTGAATGAAGGGTATTTAAAAGGAGTACATAACGTTGATGCTGTAAAAATTATTCAAACATATTCTGCATTAAATTTATCTTTAAAGACTTTATGTTACGATACTAAAACAAGAGCTTTAGCTCAATTGGTTTGGTTAAAAGAATTACCTAAAGAAGAGAAAGAAAGAATAAATCAGTGGTCAACTGGCTTTTCATTATTTAAGCAAGCTTTTTTAGAAAAGGTTGACCCTTCCTCAATACTAAAATACATTATTCCATATAGTGATATTGTTCTTGAAAAATTAAATATTCAAGATGATATCAACGCAACAGATATAGCACTTTGCTTAATTGATTTACTTTCTGAATCTAATTTTATAGTAAGTGCTGAAGCAGATTATTTAAAAGAGGAATTTAATAGGTTATTGATTTCTAAAAATTTAGTAGAGCCATTTAAAGATAACATGCAAAGATTATCTAAAGATTGGGATCAACTAATTACATTTTTAGATATTGGTTGGGATACATTATTTAAATCAACAGCTTTTAAAGGCGAAGCATCTGATTATACTCAGTATACTTTAGAAGCAAGTTTATTATTAGCAGATGCTTTTAATGCAGAAAGACAAGTTGTAAAAATAGAGCATAAACAAGTTATAAAAGGCTTATTAGGAGATCATAAATTAATAGATAAAGGAGAGTATGTTTTAAATTATCATGATTTTTCAAATCGTATAAAGAAGCACCTCAGAAAAGATCTTCCTATGTTTAATACATATATAGAGCAAAGAGGAAAAGTATTAACTCAATTTAAAAAAGAAATAAAATTATCTTCTTTTGAGCCCAAAGTATTGTCCTCTTTTGTGAGGAATAGATTAATAAATGATGTATATCTACCATTAATAGGAGAAAACCTTTCTAAACAAATTGGAGCATCAGGAAAGAAAAAGAGAACAGATTTAATGGGTTTATTGCTATTAATATCTCCTCCTGGTTACGGTAAAACTACATTAATGGAGTATGTAGCCAATAGGTTAGGACTTATTTTCATGAAAATAAACGGTCCATCAATTGGGCATCAGGTATTGTCTTTAGACCCAGAAGAAGCTCCAAACGCAACAGCAAGAGAAGAATTAGAAAAACTAGGATTGGCATTAGAAATGGGTAATAATGTAATGTTATACCTTGATGATATTCAACATTGTAATCCGGAGTTTTTACAGAAATTTATCTCTTTATGTGATGGTCAACGTAAAATAGAGGGTGTTTATAATGGAAACACCAAAACATATGATTTAAGAGGTAAAAGGTTCTGTGTAATTATGGCAGGGAATCCATATACAGAATCAGGTGATAAGTTTCAGATTCCTGATATGTTAGCTAACAGAGCTGATACTTATAATTTAGGAGAAGTAATTGGAAGCACACAAACAGCTTTTGAATTAAGTTACATAGAGAATTGTCTTACCTCTAATCAATTTATATCTCAATGGACTAACTACCCTAAAAAAGATTTGTATCAACTTATTTCATCTATTAAAAATGATAGTCTTTCAACATTAGAGTTAGAAGTAAATTTATCTACAGATGAAAAAGAGGAGAGTATAAAAGTATTTAAGCAATTACTTTATGTTCAAGATGTAATTCTAAAGGTAAATCAGAATTATGTTTCTTCTGCTGCTCAGGATGATGATTATAGAATTGAACCTCCATTTAAATTACAAGGTTCTTACCGTAATATGAACAAATTGGCAGAGAAGGTTTCTCCAATAATGAATGATACTGAATTAAAAGATCTTGTCATTTCTCATTACGAAAATGAATCACAAACATTGACTAGTGCTGCTGAAGAAAACCTCTTAAAGTTTAAAGAATCGTTAGAGATTTTAACTGAAGATGAGTTTAATCGATGGGAAGAAATCAAACAGACTTTTAGGAAGAAAAACAATTTAAAAGTTCTAGGAGATCAGAAAGGTGAAAAAATGTTGACTCATTTATCTGATATTTCGGGAGCTATTAAATCACTTAAAAAAGAAATGATTTACGTAGTGAAATAA
- a CDS encoding DUF1573 domain-containing protein: MKNLFFTLLLSLIAFTVSAQDSVGPVVTFQESTYEFGDIHQGDVVEHIFKFTNTGDTPLVITNVTTTCGCTAPKWPKEPIAAGDEGEIIVRFNSRGKRGVQNKPITVYSNAKNTTRISITTNVLVEEKN; this comes from the coding sequence ATGAAAAATCTATTTTTTACATTATTACTTAGTTTAATTGCCTTTACTGTCTCTGCTCAAGATTCAGTTGGTCCTGTAGTTACCTTCCAAGAAAGTACTTACGAGTTTGGAGATATTCATCAAGGAGATGTAGTTGAACATATATTTAAATTCACAAATACAGGTGATACTCCTCTAGTTATTACTAATGTAACTACAACATGTGGTTGTACTGCTCCAAAATGGCCTAAAGAACCTATTGCAGCTGGAGATGAAGGCGAAATTATTGTTCGTTTTAATAGCCGAGGTAAAAGAGGTGTTCAAAATAAGCCAATCACAGTTTATTCAAACGCAAAAAATACTACTCGTATTTCTATTACAACCAATGTTTTAGTAGAGGAGAAAAACTAA